From the genome of Novosphingobium sp. TH158, one region includes:
- a CDS encoding putative peptidoglycan glycosyltransferase FtsW, whose amino-acid sequence MASNPPFVPRSGLASAGQRRRSKWQEVAIWWREIDRVTLVLVLALMALGAAAVAAASPASARKLSTAQVKLEDLHFFWLQLRVQFAGILVMLGASFMSKEWARRVGIVLGAAMLVGLVLVLVPGIGHSVKGARRWVNLGVGSLQPSEFLKPAYAILMAWILSWKLRDPQIPVIPITAGLMLLVSALLMAEPDFGSTVLFVGVWFVLVTLSGMDMKKISVLIGAGVAGIVATYFLYDNARHRIDNFLGGGTAYDQVDLAHKTLTAGGWTGNGLWLGMRKLSLPEAHTDYIFSVIGEEFGLLFCLLIVILYLTLVVRVLLRLIDEEDLFTLLAGAGLAVQIGGQAFINVLVNLGLFPSKGMTLPLISYGGSSTLALCFGIGLMLAITRRNPFLRREPFNLFRSETHK is encoded by the coding sequence ATGGCCAGCAACCCGCCCTTCGTGCCCCGCTCGGGCCTTGCGTCTGCCGGGCAGCGCCGCCGCAGCAAGTGGCAGGAAGTGGCCATCTGGTGGCGCGAGATCGATCGCGTCACGCTGGTGCTGGTCTTGGCGCTGATGGCGCTGGGTGCGGCGGCAGTGGCGGCGGCATCGCCTGCCAGCGCGCGCAAGCTTTCCACCGCGCAGGTCAAGCTGGAAGACCTGCACTTCTTCTGGCTGCAACTGCGCGTGCAGTTCGCCGGCATCCTCGTGATGCTGGGCGCCTCGTTCATGTCCAAGGAATGGGCGCGGCGCGTTGGCATCGTGCTGGGGGCGGCCATGCTCGTCGGCCTGGTGCTGGTGCTGGTCCCGGGTATCGGCCATTCGGTAAAGGGCGCCCGGCGCTGGGTGAACCTGGGTGTCGGGTCGCTTCAGCCCTCGGAATTCCTCAAGCCCGCCTATGCCATCCTGATGGCCTGGATTCTCAGCTGGAAGCTGCGCGATCCGCAGATTCCGGTGATTCCGATCACTGCCGGCCTGATGCTGCTGGTGTCTGCCCTGCTGATGGCCGAGCCGGACTTTGGCTCCACCGTGCTGTTCGTCGGCGTGTGGTTCGTGCTTGTCACGCTTTCGGGCATGGACATGAAGAAGATCTCGGTCCTGATCGGGGCCGGCGTGGCCGGCATTGTCGCTACCTATTTCCTCTACGACAATGCCCGCCACCGCATCGACAACTTCCTTGGCGGCGGCACGGCCTATGACCAGGTGGACCTGGCGCACAAGACGCTGACCGCCGGTGGCTGGACGGGCAACGGCCTGTGGCTGGGCATGCGCAAGCTTTCGCTGCCGGAAGCGCACACCGACTACATCTTCTCGGTCATCGGCGAGGAATTCGGCCTGCTGTTCTGCCTGCTGATCGTCATCCTTTACCTTACGCTGGTGGTGCGGGTGCTGCTGCGCCTGATCGACGAGGAAGACCTGTTCACGCTGCTCGCAGGGGCGGGCCTTGCCGTGCAGATCGGCGGACAGGCCTTCATCAACGTGCTGGTGAACCTGGGCCTGTTCCCGTCCAAGGGCATGACCCTGCCGCTGATTTCCTATGGTGGTTCATCCACGCTGGCGCTGTGCTTCGGCATCGGGCTGATGCTGGCGATTACCCGCCGCAATCCCTTCCTGCGCCGGGAACCCTTCAACCTCTTTCGCTCGGAGACCCATAAATGA
- the murC gene encoding UDP-N-acetylmuramate--L-alanine ligase produces MKGVGTDIGTIHFVGIGGIGMSGIAEVMNNLGYTVQGSDIAEGYVVEGLRKRGIKVFIGHAAENAADAAVVVTSTAVKRDNPEVVHALEHRIPVVRRAEMLAELMRLKNTVAVAGTHGKTTTTSMIAALLDAGGVDPTVINGGIINSYGSNARLGASDWMVVEADESDGSFLRLDGTIAVVTNIDPEHLDHYGSFDKVKDAFVEFIENVPFYGAAVLCIDHPEVQAVIPKVRDRRVVTYGFSAQADVRGEDVTPVPGGNRFTAVLRQRDGSFRRIEGIELPMPGRHNVQNALAAVAVAVEMGCADSVIQTGFAKFGGVKRRFTKVGEVDGVTVIDDYGHHPVEIRAVLAAAREGVKGRVIAVVQPHRFTRLRDHMDDFQSAFNDADMVYAAPVYPAGEQPIEGVDSAAMVAGMKERGHRSAQVIEGPEALAAALADVAQPGDMVVCLGAGDITKWAAGLADAIARRRAG; encoded by the coding sequence ATGAAGGGCGTCGGCACCGATATCGGAACCATCCACTTCGTCGGCATCGGCGGCATCGGCATGTCCGGCATTGCCGAGGTGATGAACAACCTGGGCTATACTGTGCAGGGCAGCGACATTGCCGAAGGCTATGTCGTCGAAGGCCTGCGCAAGCGCGGGATCAAGGTGTTCATCGGCCACGCCGCAGAGAACGCTGCCGATGCCGCTGTCGTGGTTACTTCCACCGCGGTGAAGCGCGACAATCCCGAGGTTGTTCACGCGCTGGAGCATCGCATTCCGGTGGTCCGCCGTGCGGAAATGCTGGCCGAGCTGATGCGGCTGAAGAACACCGTCGCCGTGGCCGGTACGCATGGCAAGACGACCACCACTTCGATGATCGCCGCGCTGCTCGATGCGGGCGGGGTCGATCCCACGGTGATCAACGGCGGCATCATCAACAGCTACGGCTCCAACGCGCGGCTTGGCGCCAGCGACTGGATGGTGGTGGAGGCTGACGAGAGTGACGGATCGTTCCTGCGGCTCGATGGCACCATTGCCGTCGTCACCAACATCGATCCCGAACACCTCGATCATTACGGTTCGTTCGACAAGGTGAAGGACGCTTTCGTCGAATTCATCGAGAACGTGCCCTTCTATGGCGCGGCGGTGCTGTGCATCGATCACCCCGAAGTCCAGGCGGTGATCCCCAAGGTGCGCGACCGGCGCGTGGTCACCTATGGCTTTTCCGCCCAGGCCGACGTGCGGGGCGAGGATGTGACGCCGGTTCCGGGCGGCAACCGCTTTACCGCCGTGCTGCGCCAGCGCGACGGTTCGTTCCGGCGGATCGAGGGCATCGAACTGCCCATGCCGGGCCGGCACAACGTGCAGAATGCGCTTGCCGCCGTTGCCGTGGCGGTCGAAATGGGCTGCGCCGACAGCGTGATCCAGACCGGGTTCGCCAAGTTCGGCGGCGTCAAGCGTCGCTTTACCAAGGTGGGCGAGGTCGATGGCGTGACCGTGATCGACGATTACGGCCATCACCCGGTGGAAATCCGCGCCGTTCTGGCCGCTGCGCGCGAAGGCGTGAAGGGCCGTGTCATCGCCGTGGTGCAACCCCACCGCTTCACGCGCCTGCGCGATCACATGGATGATTTCCAGTCCGCCTTCAACGATGCCGACATGGTCTATGCCGCGCCGGTCTATCCCGCAGGGGAACAGCCCATCGAAGGCGTGGACAGCGCCGCGATGGTCGCCGGCATGAAGGAGCGCGGGCATCGCTCCGCGCAGGTGATCGAAGGCCCGGAAGCGCTTGCCGCCGCGCTCGCCGATGTCGCGCAGCCGGGTGACATGGTTGTCTGTCTTGGCGCGGGTGACATTACCAAGTGGGCAGCCGGACTGGCCGATGCCATTGCCAGGCGGAGGGCCGGGTGA
- the murG gene encoding undecaprenyldiphospho-muramoylpentapeptide beta-N-acetylglucosaminyltransferase translates to MTAVSRHFVLAAGGTGGHLIPAFVLAEELERRGHHVALITDDRGAQIPGKPAGLTAHVLPAGRLQGKNPLSWIKGIRAIMEGRRMALRLFESFEPSCVVGFGGYPALPALLAATSAGIPTVIHEQNAVLGRVNRYLAGKVNAIAVAYSEIDRLSPKHEGKVHIVGNPVRSDVLALREKPYPVFTEDGLLRVLVTGGSQGARVLSEVVPDGLAMLQPALRMRLQVTQQCRPEDIEAVRARYAGHDIPAELGTYFEDMAVRLADAHLFIGRAGASTVAELTAVGRPAILVPLPIATDDHQAANCRDVVAAGGARAIRQEKFTAVELAKQIQAMAQHPGTLANAAHAAWNCGYPNAASDLADLVESFGGAPLMDVIRVGGGTRAMNGKEALAMETPE, encoded by the coding sequence ATGACCGCCGTGAGCCGCCATTTCGTGCTGGCCGCCGGGGGCACGGGCGGGCACCTGATCCCCGCATTTGTCCTCGCCGAAGAGCTTGAACGGCGCGGCCATCACGTCGCGCTGATCACGGACGATCGCGGCGCGCAGATCCCCGGCAAGCCTGCGGGCCTTACTGCCCACGTCCTGCCGGCCGGTCGCCTCCAGGGCAAGAACCCGCTCAGCTGGATCAAGGGCATCCGGGCGATCATGGAAGGGCGGCGCATGGCGCTGCGCCTGTTCGAGAGTTTCGAGCCAAGCTGCGTGGTAGGCTTTGGCGGCTATCCCGCGCTGCCGGCGCTGCTGGCGGCAACCTCTGCCGGCATTCCCACCGTTATCCATGAACAGAATGCGGTGCTGGGCCGGGTCAATCGCTACCTTGCGGGCAAGGTGAACGCGATTGCCGTCGCCTATTCGGAGATCGACCGGCTTTCGCCCAAGCATGAAGGCAAGGTGCATATCGTCGGCAATCCGGTGCGCAGCGACGTGCTGGCCCTGCGCGAGAAGCCCTATCCCGTGTTCACCGAAGACGGCCTGCTGCGGGTTCTGGTAACCGGCGGCAGCCAGGGCGCGCGGGTGCTTTCCGAAGTGGTGCCCGATGGCCTTGCCATGCTGCAACCGGCCCTGCGCATGCGCCTTCAGGTGACGCAGCAGTGCCGCCCCGAAGACATCGAGGCCGTGCGCGCGCGCTATGCCGGGCATGATATTCCTGCCGAACTCGGCACCTATTTCGAGGACATGGCCGTGCGCCTGGCAGACGCGCACCTGTTCATCGGCCGTGCCGGTGCCTCTACCGTCGCTGAGCTGACCGCGGTGGGGCGTCCGGCCATCCTTGTGCCGCTGCCAATCGCGACGGACGATCACCAGGCGGCCAACTGCCGCGATGTGGTCGCCGCCGGAGGAGCGCGGGCGATCCGGCAGGAAAAGTTCACCGCCGTGGAGCTGGCCAAGCAGATTCAGGCCATGGCGCAGCATCCCGGTACGCTCGCCAATGCCGCGCACGCTGCGTGGAATTGCGGCTATCCCAATGCGGCATCGGACCTTGCCGACCTGGTCGAAAGCTTCGGCGGGGCGCCGCTGATGGACGTGATCCGCGTGGGCGGTGGAACAAGGGCAATGAACGGCAAGGAAGCACTGGCCATGGAGACGCCGGAATGA
- the murB gene encoding UDP-N-acetylmuramate dehydrogenase, with protein sequence MTTGTLPKASGKLTANAPLAPLVWFKSGGNAEWLFEPKDLADLQDFLRGLDPAAPVMALGLGSNMIVRDGGVPGVVVRLGKAFARVEKVADLTLNCGGGASGILVSSTARDNAIAGLEFLRSIPGTVGGFVRMNGGAYGGEVKDILVDCDVVLRDGSLVTLPVADLHYTYRHSELPDGAIVVAARFKGRPGEPQAIQAEMDRISASREASQPLRSKTGGSTFKNPPGQKAWELVDKAGCRGFQIGGAQVSEKHTNFLINTGDATSADIEALGEEVRARVRETSGVELEWEIQRVGKPAAAPKEQVGKK encoded by the coding sequence GTGACGACTGGAACCCTCCCCAAGGCTTCCGGAAAACTCACGGCCAATGCGCCGCTGGCTCCGCTCGTCTGGTTCAAGTCGGGCGGAAATGCCGAGTGGCTGTTCGAGCCGAAGGACCTCGCCGATCTGCAGGACTTCCTGCGCGGCCTCGATCCGGCAGCGCCGGTGATGGCGCTGGGCCTCGGCTCCAACATGATCGTTCGCGATGGCGGCGTGCCGGGCGTGGTGGTGCGCCTGGGCAAGGCCTTTGCCAGGGTGGAGAAGGTGGCTGACCTGACGCTGAACTGCGGCGGCGGTGCCAGCGGTATCCTCGTCTCCTCGACCGCGCGCGACAACGCTATCGCCGGGCTTGAATTTTTGCGTTCGATCCCCGGCACGGTCGGCGGCTTCGTTCGCATGAACGGCGGCGCCTATGGCGGCGAGGTGAAGGATATCCTCGTCGATTGCGACGTGGTGCTGCGCGATGGATCGCTCGTCACGCTGCCGGTGGCGGACCTGCATTACACCTACCGCCATTCCGAGCTGCCCGATGGCGCCATCGTGGTCGCCGCGCGGTTCAAGGGACGGCCCGGCGAGCCGCAAGCGATCCAGGCCGAGATGGACCGGATTTCCGCCAGCCGCGAGGCCAGCCAGCCGCTGCGCTCCAAGACCGGCGGTTCCACGTTCAAGAATCCGCCCGGGCAGAAGGCGTGGGAACTGGTCGACAAGGCCGGTTGCCGCGGCTTCCAGATCGGCGGGGCGCAGGTGAGCGAGAAGCACACCAACTTCCTCATCAACACCGGCGATGCCACCAGCGCCGATATCGAGGCGCTGGGCGAGGAAGTGCGGGCGCGCGTCAGGGAAACGTCGGGCGTTGAGCTCGAATGGGAAATTCAGCGCGTTGGCAAGCCTGCCGCCGCGCCAAAAGAACAGGTTGGTAAGAAGTGA
- the murF gene encoding UDP-N-acetylmuramoyl-tripeptide--D-alanyl-D-alanine ligase produces the protein MNIAALIDWPIEALDDAGLALWTSEAIVRATGGTASAHFQVSGVEIDSRDVLPGDLFFALKGEAMDGHRFVESAFEKGAAAAIVDRPVRGPHILVKDTFVALQHLAKAARERSHARIVGVTGSVGKTGVKEAIFAALDRGSNGQAHRSVKSYNNHVGVPLSLARLPERAKFGVFEMGMNHAGEIAALTTQVCPHVAVITTIAPAHIENLGSEEAIADAKAEIFLGLEPGGTAVIPADSPHYWRLRAAAERQGAKVVSFGTAAHASVRLLDAVQAPGGGSLVTADLGDRRLCYTVAAPGEHWVSNSLGVIAAVRAAGGDLGAAGLALAEMEGMKGRGARHKIAVAGGEALLIDESYNANPASMRATLAQLGATPALRRIAVLGAMKELGDFGPGFHSALAEPLAGALVDFAVLVGDEMTALADELGKSAGSALGNAVPFAHCRTPAEALAALAELGLKQGDAVLVKGSNSVGLGAVVAALVEGKE, from the coding sequence ATGAACATTGCCGCCCTGATCGACTGGCCCATCGAGGCGCTCGACGATGCCGGTCTGGCCTTGTGGACATCCGAGGCGATCGTGCGGGCCACCGGTGGCACGGCCAGCGCCCATTTCCAGGTTTCGGGCGTCGAGATCGACAGCCGCGACGTGCTTCCGGGCGACCTGTTCTTCGCGCTTAAGGGCGAGGCGATGGACGGCCACCGCTTCGTCGAATCCGCCTTTGAGAAGGGTGCCGCCGCCGCCATTGTCGACCGGCCGGTGCGCGGGCCGCATATCTTGGTCAAGGATACCTTCGTTGCGCTCCAGCACCTTGCCAAGGCGGCGCGCGAGCGCAGCCATGCGCGCATCGTCGGGGTGACCGGCTCGGTCGGCAAGACCGGCGTCAAGGAAGCGATCTTCGCCGCGCTCGACCGGGGTTCCAACGGACAGGCGCACCGTTCGGTCAAGAGCTACAACAACCACGTCGGCGTGCCGCTCAGCCTTGCACGGCTGCCCGAGCGGGCAAAGTTCGGCGTATTCGAAATGGGCATGAACCATGCCGGCGAAATCGCCGCACTGACCACGCAGGTCTGCCCGCACGTTGCCGTGATCACAACGATTGCCCCGGCGCACATCGAAAACCTGGGGAGCGAGGAAGCGATCGCCGATGCCAAGGCGGAAATCTTCCTCGGGCTGGAGCCGGGCGGCACGGCCGTCATTCCGGCGGACAGCCCGCATTACTGGCGGCTGCGCGCCGCTGCCGAGCGTCAGGGCGCGAAGGTCGTCTCCTTTGGCACGGCGGCCCACGCAAGCGTCCGGCTGCTCGATGCCGTGCAGGCACCCGGCGGCGGATCGCTGGTTACCGCCGATCTTGGCGATCGCCGCCTGTGCTACACGGTTGCCGCCCCGGGCGAGCACTGGGTATCCAACTCGCTCGGCGTGATTGCCGCTGTCCGCGCTGCCGGCGGCGATCTCGGGGCTGCCGGTCTGGCGCTTGCCGAGATGGAAGGCATGAAGGGGCGGGGCGCTCGCCACAAAATCGCGGTTGCCGGCGGAGAGGCGCTGCTGATCGACGAAAGCTACAACGCCAACCCTGCTTCGATGCGGGCCACACTGGCGCAGCTGGGTGCCACTCCGGCGCTGCGGCGCATCGCCGTTCTGGGGGCGATGAAGGAGCTGGGCGATTTCGGCCCCGGCTTTCACTCGGCGCTCGCTGAACCCCTTGCAGGGGCGCTGGTGGACTTTGCCGTGCTTGTCGGCGACGAGATGACCGCGCTGGCCGACGAACTGGGGAAATCTGCGGGGTCCGCGCTTGGCAATGCCGTGCCCTTCGCCCATTGCCGGACGCCTGCCGAGGCGCTCGCAGCCTTGGCGGAACTCGGGCTTAAGCAGGGCGACGCCGTGCTTGTGAAGGGATCGAATTCGGTGGGGCTGGGCGCCGTTGTCGCCGCGCTCGTCGAAGGGAAGGAATAG
- the mraY gene encoding phospho-N-acetylmuramoyl-pentapeptide-transferase, translating into MLYLIAEWLHFPGIANLIRYQSFRAGAALMTALVIGLIIGPRFINMLRVRQGKGQPIRTDGPQTHLAKRGTPTMGGLMILISLVISMILWMDLSNPFLWACMAVTIGFGAIGFMDDYDKVKKRSTAGLSSKLRLALEFLVAGIAAWIIVSQISTNLYVPFTDRYIPLGPLYYVFAAVVMVGAGNAVNLTDGLDGLATMPVIIAAGTFAIIAYLAGRIDYATYLGIPHVPRAGELAILCAGIMGAGLAFLWFNAPPAAVFMGDTGSLALGGALGAIAVAAHHEVVLAIVGGLFVMEALSVIIQVFWFKRTGRRVFKMAPIHHHFEQKGWKEETVVIRFWIVSIILALIGLSTLKLR; encoded by the coding sequence ATGCTGTACCTCATCGCCGAATGGCTGCATTTCCCGGGTATCGCGAACCTGATCCGCTACCAGTCATTCCGCGCGGGCGCCGCACTGATGACGGCGCTGGTTATCGGCCTGATCATCGGTCCGCGGTTCATCAACATGCTGCGCGTGCGCCAGGGCAAGGGCCAGCCGATCCGCACGGACGGTCCGCAGACGCACCTTGCCAAGCGCGGCACGCCCACGATGGGCGGGCTGATGATCCTGATTTCCCTCGTGATTTCCATGATCCTGTGGATGGACCTGTCCAACCCGTTCCTCTGGGCCTGCATGGCCGTGACGATCGGTTTCGGCGCCATCGGCTTCATGGACGATTACGACAAGGTGAAGAAGCGCTCCACCGCCGGGCTTTCCAGCAAGCTGCGACTGGCGCTGGAATTCCTTGTCGCGGGTATCGCGGCCTGGATCATCGTCAGCCAGATCAGCACGAACCTCTACGTGCCCTTTACCGATCGCTACATCCCTCTGGGACCGCTCTATTATGTCTTTGCCGCCGTGGTCATGGTCGGCGCGGGCAATGCCGTGAACCTGACCGACGGGCTTGATGGCCTGGCGACGATGCCGGTGATCATTGCCGCCGGTACCTTCGCGATCATCGCCTACCTCGCCGGTCGTATCGACTATGCAACCTACCTCGGCATTCCGCACGTGCCGCGCGCTGGTGAACTGGCGATCCTGTGCGCCGGGATCATGGGGGCGGGCCTTGCCTTCCTGTGGTTCAACGCGCCGCCCGCCGCCGTATTCATGGGCGATACTGGCAGCCTTGCCCTGGGTGGGGCGCTGGGTGCCATCGCCGTCGCCGCACATCATGAGGTCGTTCTCGCCATCGTCGGCGGCCTCTTCGTGATGGAGGCGCTGTCGGTGATTATCCAGGTGTTCTGGTTCAAGCGCACCGGCAGGCGCGTGTTCAAGATGGCGCCCATCCATCACCACTTCGAGCAGAAGGGCTGGAAAGAGGAGACCGTGGTGATCCGCTTCTGGATCGTCTCGATCATCCTTGCGCTGATCGGTCTTTCGACGCTGAAGCTCAGATGA
- the murD gene encoding UDP-N-acetylmuramoyl-L-alanine--D-glutamate ligase yields the protein MIVSSAFAGKRYAVLGLARSGMAVVRTLVKSGAHVMAWDSRDEPRQAVAVEFGDKVELSDPVGADLAGFDGVVVSPGVPLNSHPIASEAAAVGVPVIGDIELFALARPDLSAHRVVGITGTNGKSTTTALVHHLLKSAALPVRMGGNIGLPILGQEPLPAGGVYVLELSSYQIDLTRSLACEVTALLNITPDHLDRYDGFEGYAASKARLPQMQRADQHAVFGTGDAETLAIATHEQARRVPGLVHYADGSRIAPMQPDWPTLQGPHNLQNAAVAVEIVEALGITEAQWRPAMATFKGLPHRMERVAEAGGVLYINDSKATNPASTAPALAAFPPKPDRRIHWILGGLPKGDDLDECAPWFANVAAAYTIGEAGPRFADLLEPYMPVRRSEMMCEAIRQAMEAAKPGDVVLLSPACASFDQFRDYEARGDAFRQIVDALLEGATC from the coding sequence ATGATCGTCAGCTCCGCCTTCGCCGGAAAGCGTTATGCCGTCCTCGGGCTGGCCCGCTCGGGGATGGCGGTCGTGCGCACCCTGGTGAAAAGCGGGGCGCATGTCATGGCTTGGGACAGCCGCGACGAGCCGCGCCAGGCTGTCGCTGTCGAATTCGGCGACAAGGTGGAACTGAGCGATCCGGTGGGGGCCGACCTTGCCGGGTTCGATGGTGTCGTGGTTTCGCCCGGCGTACCGCTCAACTCCCATCCCATAGCCAGCGAGGCTGCGGCCGTCGGCGTGCCGGTGATTGGCGACATCGAACTGTTCGCGCTGGCCCGGCCAGACCTGTCCGCGCACCGTGTGGTCGGGATCACCGGCACGAACGGCAAGTCGACCACCACGGCGCTGGTGCACCACCTGCTCAAAAGCGCTGCCCTGCCGGTGCGCATGGGCGGCAACATCGGCCTGCCCATCCTGGGGCAGGAGCCGCTGCCGGCGGGCGGGGTCTATGTCCTCGAACTGTCGAGCTACCAGATCGACCTGACCCGCAGCTTGGCCTGCGAAGTCACGGCGCTGCTCAACATCACGCCCGATCATCTTGACCGTTATGACGGGTTCGAAGGCTATGCCGCGTCGAAGGCGCGCCTGCCGCAGATGCAGCGGGCGGACCAGCATGCCGTTTTCGGCACCGGCGATGCGGAAACCCTGGCCATCGCCACGCATGAGCAGGCCCGCCGCGTACCCGGGCTGGTGCACTATGCCGATGGTTCGCGGATCGCGCCGATGCAGCCGGATTGGCCGACTCTGCAAGGACCGCACAACTTGCAGAATGCCGCGGTTGCGGTGGAGATAGTCGAGGCGCTCGGCATCACCGAGGCGCAGTGGCGCCCGGCGATGGCGACGTTCAAGGGACTGCCGCACCGCATGGAGCGCGTGGCCGAAGCGGGCGGCGTACTGTACATCAACGACAGCAAGGCGACGAACCCGGCGAGCACGGCCCCGGCGCTCGCCGCCTTTCCGCCCAAGCCGGACCGTCGCATTCACTGGATCCTGGGCGGCCTGCCCAAGGGCGATGACCTTGACGAGTGCGCGCCGTGGTTCGCCAATGTCGCGGCTGCCTATACGATCGGCGAGGCCGGACCCAGGTTCGCCGACCTGCTCGAACCCTATATGCCGGTCCGCCGCAGCGAGATGATGTGCGAGGCGATCCGTCAGGCGATGGAAGCGGCAAAGCCCGGCGATGTCGTGCTCCTGTCTCCGGCCTGCGCCAGCTTCGACCAGTTCCGCGACTATGAAGCGCGCGGCGATGCCTTCCGCCAGATCGTCGATGCCCTGCTGGAAGGGGCGACCTGCTGA
- a CDS encoding D-alanine--D-alanine ligase, whose translation MTLPKLHVAVLMGGWSSERPVSLMSGEGVAKALESRGHKVTRIDMDRDVALRLTEAKPDVVFNALHGTPGEDGTVQGMMDLMGLTYTHSGLATSVIAIDKELTKQALVPHGIPMPGGRIVECEELYARDPLARPYVLKPVNEGSSVGVAIVTADGNMGNPINRDARGPWQEFDRLLAEPFIRGKELTTAVIGDKALMVTELKPKSGFYDFDAKYTDGMTEHVCPAEIPDDIAEACKDIALRAHKLLGCKGASRSDFRWDDERGVEGLFLLEVNTQPGMTPLSLVPEQARHCGMSYEDLVEEIVAEALRDRQAGGAA comes from the coding sequence GTGACTTTGCCCAAGCTTCATGTCGCGGTCCTGATGGGCGGCTGGTCTTCCGAACGGCCGGTAAGCCTGATGTCGGGCGAGGGCGTTGCCAAGGCGCTGGAATCGCGCGGGCACAAGGTCACCCGGATCGACATGGACCGCGATGTCGCGCTGCGCCTGACCGAGGCGAAGCCGGATGTCGTGTTCAACGCGCTGCATGGCACGCCGGGAGAGGATGGCACGGTTCAGGGCATGATGGACCTGATGGGGCTGACCTATACCCATTCCGGCCTCGCCACCTCGGTAATCGCCATCGACAAGGAACTGACCAAGCAGGCACTGGTGCCGCACGGCATCCCCATGCCCGGTGGGCGGATTGTCGAGTGCGAGGAACTGTACGCGCGCGATCCGCTGGCGCGCCCCTATGTGCTGAAGCCGGTGAACGAGGGCTCCTCGGTCGGCGTGGCGATCGTCACTGCGGACGGGAACATGGGCAACCCGATCAACCGCGATGCACGCGGTCCGTGGCAGGAATTCGATCGCCTGCTTGCCGAACCCTTCATCCGCGGCAAGGAACTGACCACGGCAGTCATCGGCGACAAGGCGCTGATGGTCACCGAATTGAAGCCGAAGTCTGGCTTCTACGATTTCGATGCCAAGTACACCGATGGCATGACCGAACATGTCTGTCCGGCGGAGATCCCGGACGATATCGCCGAGGCCTGCAAGGACATTGCCCTGCGCGCGCACAAGCTGCTTGGCTGCAAGGGCGCCAGCCGCAGCGACTTCCGCTGGGATGACGAGCGCGGCGTCGAGGGGCTGTTCCTGCTTGAAGTGAACACGCAGCCCGGGATGACCCCGCTCAGCCTGGTGCCGGAACAGGCCAGGCATTGCGGCATGTCCTATGAAGACCTCGTCGAGGAAATCGTTGCCGAGGCCCTGCGCGACAGGCAAGCCGGGGGAGCCGCATGA